In the Wyeomyia smithii strain HCP4-BCI-WySm-NY-G18 chromosome 2, ASM2978416v1, whole genome shotgun sequence genome, one interval contains:
- the LOC129720028 gene encoding uncharacterized protein LOC129720028, with protein MLELTERQTASYIREKINYILLEYNITFEQVLTVTCDNGANIVAAVRQLDEYVETLKNENYILEDDDGDDDEDDEEMFNDIGNLAPNISLVRCSVHTLQLAVTDVIKYSDIRIRSITAVAKSCRKASYKPSFDLGKVPLPPLYAKTRWGCIYEMILNFYSNENFYRDLGKKFKELDLSKYWDYIRDYRNALHPIYVCTKEMQAKHMPLSEFYVRWLQCMMEVDQQPTNELAESLAASLNVRLQQLQQNLPFKAAVLIDPRLNYLSSSVLSPEEKQEARKFLTDIHERLKSLKPHSSQEASAIVSPSTSSLDDYMTKIFGGALPSSSQSTSENSLAKQIVSLDLEPHQHHKYDIWKHWTDRKVSNPEGIAEAALCVLSVPAIQVSVERGFSGLALVLSEARTKLSVENLSNILVIKLNEELLDSVMPKMYDWKEYRA; from the exons ATGCTGGAACTGACAGAGCGACAAACTGCAAGCTACATAAGAGAGAAAATAAATTATATTCTCCTAGAGTACAATATCACTTTCGAACAAGTACTCACTGTGACTTGCGACAACGGAGCAAACATAGTCGCAGCTGTTAGGCAACTTGATGAGTATGTAGAAActcttaaaaatgaaaattacataCTGGAGGATGATGACGGCGATGACGATGAGGATGATGAAGAGATGTTCAATGACATCGGGAATTTAGCCCCAAATATAAGCTTAGTGCGGTGTTCAGTACATACTTTACAGTTAGCCGTTACTGACGTAATCAAGTACTCAGACATTCGTATTCGAAGTATCACTGCTGTGGCTAAAAGCTGTAGGAAAGCATCCTACAAACCGTCGTTTGACCTGGGCAAGGTTCCTCTTCCACCGTTATATGCAAAAACACGCTGGGGATGCATTTACGAGATGATTCTGAATTTTTACAGTAACGAGAATTTCTATAGAGATTTAGGCAAAAAGTTTAAGGAGTTAG ATTTGTCGAAGTACTGGGACTATATACGTGACTACAGAAACGCACTGCATCCGATTTATGTTTGTACCAAAGAAATGCAGGCAAAACACATGCCATTATCTGAGTTTTACGTTCGATGGCTTCAATGTATGATGGAGGTAGATCAGCAGCCTACAAATGAACTAGCTGAGTCATTGGCAGCATCATTGAACGTTCGACTTCAGCAACTTCAGCAAAATTTACCTTttaaagcagctgttctaatCGACCCAAGACTGAATTATTTATCGTCGTCTGTCCTCTCACCGGAAGAGAAACAAGAAGCTAGG AAATTTCTTACAGATATTCATGAAAGACTCAAATCACTGAAGCCACATTCATCACAGGAAGCCAGTGCGATCGTATCACCATCCACTTCAAGTTTGGATGACTACATGACCAAAATATTTGGAGGAGCTCTACCTTCTAGTTCACAATCCACTTCAGAAAACAGTCTTGCTAAGCAAATCGTGTCACTGGATTTAGAACCACATCAACACCATAAATACGACATTTGGAAACACTGGACAGATCGGAAAGTATCAAACCCAGAAGGAATTGCGGAAGCGGCTCTATGTGTTCTTTCAGTGCCTGCAATTCAGGTGTCCGTGGAAAGGGGATTTAGCGGTCTAGCGCTCGTTTTATCGGAAGCACGAACCAAACTGTCAGTAGAAAATTTGTCAAACATTCTGGTTATTAAACTGAACGAGGAGCTGCTGGATTCAGTTATGCCAAAAATGTACGACTGGAAGGAGTACAGAGCTTAA